The Chanodichthys erythropterus isolate Z2021 chromosome 14, ASM2448905v1, whole genome shotgun sequence genome window below encodes:
- the nyx gene encoding nyctalopin, with the protein MKMRLLMCFIAIAVYFLLLPSHTLALWACTRSCPPSCTCTQEKSCSVLCDHVNMMDLPKEFPCEASSINLDKNSLKFLSERAFGTLPSLKTLSLDHNNISFITPGAFKGLPNLIELSLAHNEYIRYLHTRTFTALKRLVRLDLSDCNLFSMPDRIFLEQIALKELLCFQNNFRRVPGAIRGMENLTHVYLERNKIEAVAYTSLLGLTSLKYLNLQENRINVIHDEAFKDLVRLENFYLNDNLLVELPQQAFKGLSNLKMLNLGGNLITNVSKTWFSDLVELEVLYLDRNRLCYIEEGAFENLTSLITLHLNSNNLTSLPFSVFQPIYFIGRLYLFRNPWECTCDLEWLKEWMESYKLVRDIPCASPSSVAGLDLSEVVFAHLNGTCLDPPELNLTTSLPDYPTMENKFNSLISKLLLQEQMDEMVNATDGLRNGTQQDPAESQVSSGHGLFGAAQTVFLLVFLFQVQIDCINAS; encoded by the exons ATGAAAATGAGATTAT TGATGTGTTTCATCGCAATTGCTG TGtacttcctcctcctcccctctcACACCCTGGCCCTGTGGGCCTGCACTCGCTCCTGCCCTCCCAGTTGCACGTGTACTCAGGAGAAGAGCTGCAGTGTCCTGTGTGACCACGTCAACATGATGGACCTGCCCAAAGAGTTCCCATGCGAGGCGTCCTCCATCAACCTGGACAAAAACAGCCTAAAGTTTCTATCCGAGCGAGCCTTTGGCACCCTGCCTTCGCTCAAGACACTCTCTCTCGACCACAACAACATCTCCTTCATCACGCCCGGAGCATTTAAAGGGCTGCCCAACCTGATAGAGCTCAGTTTGGCCCACAACGAGTATATCCGATACCTGCACACTCGCACCTTCACGGCACTCAAACGCTTGGTGCGCTTGGACCTTTCCGACTGTAACCTGTTCAGCATGCCAGACCGGATCTTCTTGGAGCAAATCGCCCTGAAGGAACTGCTGTGTTTCCAAAACAACTTTCGACGCGTTCCCGGTGCCATACGGGGGATGGAAAACCTCACACACGTTTACTTGGAGCGCAACAAGATCGAAGCGGTGGCCTACACCTCTTTGTTGGGCCTAACCAGTCTCAAGTACCTCAACTTACAGGAGAATCGCATAAACGTGATACATGACGAGGCCTTCAAAGACTTAGTGCGTCTGGAGAACTTCTACCTGAACGATAATCTGTTGGTTGAATTGCCCCAGCAGGCTTTCAAGGGCTTAAGCAACTTGAAAATGTTGAATCTGGGTGGGAACCTGATCACCAATGTCTCCAAAACATGGTTCAGTGACCTGGTGGAGCTGGAGGTGCTGTACCTGGATCGAAACCGCCTGTGCTATATTGAGGAGGGCGCCTTTGAGAACCTGACGAGCCTCATCACGCTGCACCTCAACAGCAACAATCTGACTTCTCTGCCCTTCTCCGTCTTCCAGCCCATCTATTTCATCGGCCGCCTGTATCTCTTTCGAAATCCCTGGGAGTGTACCTGCGACCTGGAGTGGTTGAAGGAGTGGATGGAGAGCTATAAGTTGGTGAGGGACATTCCATGCGCATCCCCGTCCTCAGTGGCCGGATTGGACCTGAGCGAAGTTGTCTTCGCCCATCTGAACGGCACCTGTCTGGATCCTCCAGAGCTCAACCTGACCACATCTCTTCCTGACTACCCTACCATGGAGAACAAGTTCAACAGCCTAATCTCCAAACTGCTACTGCAGGAACAGATGGACGAGATGGTCAACGCCACGGATGGTCTGAGGAACGGCACGCAACAGGACCCCGCCGAGAGTCAGGTTTCTTCAGGACATGGACTGTTCGGTGCTGCTCAGACTGTGTTTCTTCTTGTGTTTCTTTTTCAAGTCCAGATTGACTGCATTAATGCCTCTTGA